The Patescibacteria group bacterium genome window below encodes:
- a CDS encoding glycerophosphoryl diester phosphodiesterase membrane domain-containing protein, which yields MLIKVADLIRESWALYKNNFALFAKIIAWLLIPSVILSLLPYFISNPVVFMATNFLLSLASWMLSVLIMIALILAMDAVLKKEPVNLKNIYNLSYSKTFSGIIISILVSLAVGFGTLLLIIPGIIFSVWFSFSLYILVLENKKGTEALSASRQLVKGKFWPILWRWIAPNFVYGIILLIVILIPVYIIDFAVGQPGASFTATSTWWSMIIANVIPVFAAPLFYALGFILYNSVKKSAALPQ from the coding sequence ATGCTTATCAAAGTCGCCGATCTAATACGCGAAAGCTGGGCACTTTACAAAAATAATTTCGCCCTTTTCGCGAAAATTATTGCCTGGCTCCTTATTCCTTCCGTCATTTTATCTTTGTTGCCCTACTTCATTTCAAACCCCGTGGTTTTCATGGCGACAAACTTTCTTCTTTCGCTTGCCTCGTGGATGCTGAGTGTTTTAATTATGATTGCTTTAATTCTGGCAATGGATGCTGTTCTCAAAAAAGAACCAGTTAATCTAAAAAATATTTATAATTTAAGTTATTCAAAAACTTTTTCCGGAATTATCATCTCCATTTTGGTTTCCCTCGCGGTCGGCTTTGGCACGCTCCTTTTAATCATCCCTGGCATAATTTTTTCCGTCTGGTTTTCTTTCAGTCTTTACATCTTAGTGCTGGAAAATAAAAAAGGAACTGAAGCTCTTTCCGCCAGCCGCCAATTGGTAAAAGGGAAATTTTGGCCGATTCTCTGGCGCTGGATTGCTCCAAATTTTGTCTACGGCATAATTCTTCTCATCGTCATTCTTATTCCCGTTTATATAATTGATTTTGCCGTCGGCCAGCCAGGCGCAAGCTTCACCGCAACTTCAACATGGTGGTCAATGATTATTGCCAATGTTATTCCTGTTTTTGCTGCCCCATTATTTTACGCATTGGGATTTATCCTCTATAACTCTGTTAAAAAAAGCGCGGCTCTGCCGCAATAA
- the miaA gene encoding tRNA (adenosine(37)-N6)-dimethylallyltransferase MiaA has translation MSISKPRLKAGLQLPKLIVILGPTASGKTGLSLKLAKKFKGEIVNADSRQIYQGMNVGTGKVIDKKGVEHYLLDVLKPDEEFTLADYKKKALAAIKDILKRGKVPFLVGGTGLYIQSIVDNLEIPAVPPNKKLRAQFEKEIKKPGAIAKWYKKLLKLDPGAAEAVDANNPRRIIRALEVCLATGKQFSKLREKGEPLFDVLQIGINVPRQKLYENIDRRVEKMIKDGLVNETKKLLKKYNPNLPSMSGIGYKEIGEYLLGKQDLVEAAQKIKYRTHAYARRQMTWFRRDKRIKWIKNYKEIEEKIKKWIK, from the coding sequence ATGTCAATATCTAAACCCCGCCTAAAGGCGGGACTCCAGTTGCCAAAACTGATAGTAATTTTGGGTCCGACGGCGTCGGGAAAGACGGGCTTGTCTTTGAAATTGGCGAAAAAATTTAAGGGAGAAATTGTAAATGCCGATTCAAGGCAGATTTACCAAGGAATGAATGTTGGGACAGGAAAGGTGATTGATAAAAAAGGCGTGGAACATTATTTGCTTGATGTGTTAAAGCCTGACGAAGAATTTACTTTGGCGGATTATAAGAAGAAGGCGCTTGCGGCGATTAAAGATATTTTGAAGCGCGGCAAGGTGCCGTTTTTAGTTGGGGGAACCGGATTATATATTCAATCTATTGTTGATAATTTGGAAATTCCGGCGGTGCCGCCAAATAAAAAATTGCGAGCACAATTTGAAAAAGAAATTAAAAAACCCGGCGCTATCGCGAAATGGTATAAAAAATTATTAAAACTTGATCCTGGCGCGGCCGAGGCAGTGGACGCCAATAATCCGCGGAGAATAATTCGCGCCCTTGAAGTATGTCTTGCGACTGGCAAACAATTTTCCAAATTGCGAGAAAAGGGTGAGCCGCTATTTGATGTTTTACAAATTGGAATAAATGTTCCGCGGCAAAAACTTTATGAAAACATTGACCGGCGGGTGGAGAAAATGATAAAAGACGGTTTGGTTAACGAAACAAAAAAATTATTAAAAAAATATAATCCAAATCTTCCGTCCATGAGCGGGATTGGATATAAGGAAATTGGCGAATACTTATTGGGCAAACAAGATCTCGTAGAAGCAGCTCAAAAAATAAAATATAGGACGCATGCGTATGCCAGGCGGCAGATGACTTGGTTTCGCCGTGATAAAAGAATTAAGTGGATAAAAAATTATAAAGAAATAGAAGAAAAAATAAAAAAGTGGATTAAATAA
- a CDS encoding AAA family ATPase, translated as MNKFVAIVGMPGAGKSEVADELIKHGYQYIRFGQITLDEVKKRGLAPTEENERPIREELRKQYGPGAFATLNIPKFDEALKIGNVVGDGLYSWSEYKILKDKYKENLIVIAVYAPPKLRCERLANRAGRHGDDPKLKYRSSTPESAKARDYAEIENIEKGGPIAMADYTIINIGTLDELRTQAEKILEEINNF; from the coding sequence ATGAATAAATTTGTCGCTATAGTCGGGATGCCCGGCGCGGGAAAAAGCGAGGTGGCCGACGAACTCATCAAACACGGCTACCAATACATCCGTTTTGGCCAAATCACTTTAGACGAAGTTAAAAAACGCGGCCTCGCACCGACAGAAGAAAATGAAAGGCCAATCCGCGAAGAGCTCCGAAAACAATACGGTCCGGGAGCATTTGCCACTTTGAATATTCCAAAATTTGATGAGGCATTAAAAATTGGCAATGTTGTTGGCGACGGACTTTATAGCTGGTCTGAATATAAAATTTTAAAAGATAAATACAAAGAAAATTTAATTGTCATCGCGGTTTACGCGCCGCCAAAATTAAGATGTGAGAGATTAGCAAATCGAGCCGGGCGACACGGCGATGATCCAAAATTAAAATATCGCTCCTCCACTCCAGAATCTGCAAAAGCCCGCGACTACGCGGAAATTGAAAATATAGAAAAGGGAGGACCAATCGCCATGGCCGATTACACAATTATAAATATTGGAACGTTGGACGAACTTCGAACCCAAGCAGAAAAAATTTTGGAAGAAATAAATAATTTTTAA
- the gatB gene encoding Asp-tRNA(Asn)/Glu-tRNA(Gln) amidotransferase subunit GatB yields MHLVPVIGLEIHVQLKTKSKMFCGCDNTGEDQPPNTTVCPICMGHPGTLPVINEQALEWAGLMALALNCKIQKSSKFDRKQYFYPDLPKGYQISQYDKPVCLDGFLEIDIPTKDEKKQRPWAKIKINRVHLEEDAAKTFHSEDGKNSLVDYNRSGTPLLEIVTEPDIASPLEAKIFMQELRLIARYLGISDADMEKGHLRCDANISLREVLDDPTKEKKLVKLNAKTEIKNLNSFRAVERALEYEIKRQTELWEKGKPPTITTTRGWNDVKQITIDQRTKEAENDYRYFPEPDLPPLDLSKLEEKVKSKLPELPRAKKIRFVSQYEFTDEETKILIEDKKLANYAENIISELQAWLLSLEGIEGTEEEIWEKNKHKLVRLVAGWLINKLCGLMADNKIDIRRLKITPENFAEFITMIYQNKISGPTALKILEEMMLTGGDPSQIMESKNLGQISDAGEIEKIIDELLTDHPEETVEYKQGKTALLQFFIGQVMKKTQGKANPKIAEEIIKKKLG; encoded by the coding sequence ATGCATCTGGTCCCGGTCATTGGACTTGAAATTCATGTCCAATTAAAAACAAAATCAAAAATGTTCTGCGGTTGCGACAATACCGGCGAAGATCAGCCGCCGAACACAACCGTCTGCCCTATTTGCATGGGTCATCCTGGCACGCTCCCCGTCATCAACGAGCAGGCGTTGGAGTGGGCCGGACTTATGGCCCTGGCTTTAAATTGTAAAATTCAAAAATCTTCAAAGTTTGACCGCAAACAATATTTTTATCCCGATCTGCCAAAGGGTTACCAAATTTCCCAATATGACAAACCTGTATGCTTGGACGGTTTTTTGGAAATTGATATTCCGACCAAAGATGAAAAAAAACAACGGCCTTGGGCGAAGATAAAAATAAACCGTGTTCATCTCGAAGAAGATGCCGCAAAAACATTCCATAGCGAAGATGGAAAAAATAGTCTTGTTGACTATAACCGTTCTGGCACGCCACTTCTGGAAATTGTCACCGAGCCGGACATTGCCTCGCCCCTTGAAGCAAAAATTTTCATGCAGGAATTGCGGCTTATCGCCCGCTATCTTGGAATTTCCGACGCGGATATGGAAAAAGGTCATCTCCGCTGCGATGCTAATATTTCTCTCCGAGAAGTTCTTGACGACCCAACCAAAGAAAAAAAATTAGTAAAACTTAACGCAAAAACCGAAATTAAAAATTTAAATTCTTTCCGAGCGGTTGAACGCGCGCTGGAATACGAAATCAAAAGGCAAACCGAACTTTGGGAAAAAGGAAAACCGCCGACCATTACCACAACTCGCGGCTGGAACGATGTAAAACAAATAACTATAGACCAACGCACGAAAGAAGCTGAAAACGATTATCGCTATTTCCCCGAACCAGACTTGCCTCCGCTTGATTTGAGTAAACTAGAAGAAAAAGTTAAAAGCAAACTTCCTGAACTGCCTCGCGCTAAAAAAATAAGATTTGTGTCTCAATACGAATTTACTGACGAAGAAACAAAAATTTTGATTGAAGACAAAAAACTCGCTAACTACGCGGAAAATATCATTTCCGAACTGCAAGCATGGCTCCTTTCACTAGAAGGGATTGAAGGAACAGAGGAAGAAATCTGGGAAAAAAATAAACACAAACTTGTCCGTCTTGTCGCCGGATGGCTCATAAATAAACTCTGCGGATTAATGGCTGATAATAAAATTGATATACGCCGCCTAAAAATCACTCCGGAAAATTTTGCCGAGTTTATCACCATGATTTATCAAAATAAAATTTCCGGGCCGACAGCACTGAAAATTCTTGAAGAAATGATGCTAACAGGCGGAGATCCTTCGCAGATTATGGAAAGTAAAAATCTCGGCCAGATAAGCGACGCTGGCGAGATAGAAAAAATAATTGACGAACTTCTCACCGACCACCCCGAAGAAACTGTAGAATACAAACAAGGAAAAACCGCCCTGCTCCAATTCTTCATCGGCCAAGTAATGAAAAAAACCCAAGGCAAAGCTAATCCTAAAATCGCCGAAGAAATTATTAAAAAGAAACTCGGATAG
- a CDS encoding dihydrofolate reductase gives MTISAIAVTNKNRAIGFKNKLLWNLPPDLEHFKKITSGHTIIMGGNTFVSLGRPLPKRVNIVITKNKNFSAPGCIIVSSPEEALERAKAEEEKFPTKQKEVFVIGGASIYAQMLPHVEKLYLTIVDDELAEADTYFPDYSAFKITSESEPQEYNGLKYKFIELTR, from the coding sequence ATGACTATCTCAGCCATCGCTGTCACAAACAAAAACCGCGCGATCGGTTTTAAAAATAAATTGCTCTGGAATCTTCCGCCCGACCTGGAACATTTTAAAAAAATCACTTCCGGCCACACAATAATTATGGGCGGCAATACTTTTGTCTCGCTCGGCCGTCCCCTTCCGAAACGCGTAAATATTGTTATAACCAAAAATAAAAATTTTTCTGCGCCGGGATGTATTATTGTTTCTTCGCCAGAAGAAGCCTTAGAGCGCGCGAAGGCGGAAGAAGAAAAATTTCCCACCAAGCAAAAAGAAGTTTTCGTAATCGGCGGCGCTTCAATTTATGCGCAAATGTTGCCGCATGTTGAAAAACTTTATTTGACTATCGTGGACGATGAGCTTGCGGAAGCCGACACTTATTTTCCGGATTATTCTGCATTCAAAATCACAAGTGAATCCGAACCGCAAGAATATAACGGATTGAAATATAAATTTATTGAATTAACGAGATAA
- the miaB gene encoding tRNA (N6-isopentenyl adenosine(37)-C2)-methylthiotransferase MiaB, which yields MGKNKYHIIAYGCQMNKSDSERVAAVLEKIGYKPARSEKQADLAVLVACSVRQAAVDRLYGRARELSKIKNVNPNFKTILTGCILPRDKKKFIDKFDLVLDLKQIIDLEKFKNYCQSWHEHYFKIEPRYSTKFSAFVPIMTGCNNFCSYCAVPYVRGREVSRPVVEVVAEIKNLAKRGCLEITLLGQNVNAYWPDDTKNFSKKNPYKHPFAALLWEVNQIRGIKRIFFTAPHPRDMTNEVIDALTLPKMVNYLHLPLQAGDDKVLKQMNRSYTTADYLKLVAKINKKRLGIALGTDIIVGFPGETKKSFQNTVELYKKADFDIAYLAIYSPREGTAAAKFKDDVPRAEKKRRRDVLQNLMEKIVFEKNQKYVGKVVSVLVDEYKNGKCIGNSLEMKRVRFNGKKNMIGKIFNVKIKKAFEWILEG from the coding sequence ATGGGAAAAAATAAATATCACATTATTGCTTACGGCTGTCAGATGAATAAATCCGATTCGGAACGAGTGGCGGCTGTGCTTGAAAAGATTGGTTATAAGCCTGCTAGAAGCGAAAAGCAGGCTGATTTGGCCGTGCTCGTAGCATGTTCTGTTCGTCAGGCGGCAGTGGATCGCTTATACGGCCGGGCGAGGGAATTAAGTAAAATAAAAAATGTTAATCCCAATTTTAAAACAATTTTAACCGGCTGTATTTTGCCGCGGGACAAGAAAAAATTTATTGATAAATTTGATTTAGTTTTGGATTTAAAACAAATTATTGATTTAGAAAAGTTTAAAAATTATTGCCAAAGTTGGCACGAGCATTATTTTAAAATTGAGCCAAGATACTCAACAAAATTTTCTGCGTTTGTTCCGATCATGACCGGCTGTAATAATTTTTGTTCATATTGCGCCGTGCCATACGTCCGAGGCAGGGAAGTGAGTCGGCCTGTCGTTGAGGTGGTGGCGGAAATAAAAAATTTAGCAAAAAGGGGATGTCTTGAAATAACTCTTTTAGGGCAAAACGTAAATGCCTATTGGCCGGATGATACTAAAAATTTTTCCAAAAAAAATCCATATAAACATCCTTTTGCCGCATTACTCTGGGAGGTAAATCAAATAAGAGGAATTAAACGAATCTTTTTTACCGCGCCACATCCGCGCGATATGACAAATGAAGTTATTGACGCCCTGACTTTGCCCAAAATGGTAAATTATCTTCATCTGCCGCTTCAGGCCGGGGATGATAAAGTTTTAAAACAGATGAATCGCAGTTATACTACTGCAGATTATTTAAAACTCGTCGCAAAAATAAATAAAAAAAGGCTAGGCATCGCGCTTGGCACAGACATTATTGTCGGTTTTCCCGGTGAAACAAAAAAATCGTTTCAAAACACGGTGGAACTTTATAAAAAAGCAGATTTTGATATTGCGTATCTCGCGATATATTCGCCGCGAGAGGGAACAGCGGCCGCGAAGTTTAAGGACGATGTGCCGCGCGCCGAAAAAAAACGGCGGCGGGATGTTTTACAGAATTTGATGGAGAAAATTGTTTTTGAAAAAAATCAGAAATATGTCGGGAAAGTCGTGTCGGTATTAGTAGATGAATATAAAAACGGAAAGTGCATTGGAAATTCTTTAGAAATGAAAAGAGTGAGATTCAACGGCAAGAAGAATATGATTGGAAAAATTTTTAATGTTAAAATAAAAAAAGCGTTTGAATGGATTTTGGAAGGATAA